In Planctomycetota bacterium, one DNA window encodes the following:
- a CDS encoding ATP-binding cassette domain-containing protein, whose amino-acid sequence MSITDSHSHSAVSQLSAMIGADEPQAVSVHGLCHFYGQGELAKQVLFDNHLEIRRGELVIMTGPSGSGKTTLLTLIGGLRSTQRGSLRVLDEEMHGMSREELIVMRRQIGFIFQAHNLFPSLTAVENVRMALELHRGTRAEMNALAEEMLGALGLSHRLNYKPQNLSGGQRQRVAIARALVARPRIILADEPTAALDKQSGRDVVELLRRFAMEQGTTILMVTHDSRVIDVADRIVNMVDGHIVSDIHVRAAAQICDFLRNCPLFKTLTPSTLVSVAEKITTEKQPAGADIVRQGDPGDKFYVIHTGQAEVIVERDGVRRQVAVLGPRDFFGEAALLKNEPRNATVRTLEESEFYVLGKEDFRAVIDQSKTFQDELRNTLFQRS is encoded by the coding sequence ATGAGCATCACCGACAGCCACAGTCATTCGGCCGTGTCACAGCTCTCCGCCATGATTGGCGCGGACGAGCCACAGGCCGTTTCGGTCCACGGCCTGTGTCACTTCTATGGCCAGGGCGAATTAGCCAAGCAGGTGCTGTTCGATAATCACCTCGAGATTCGCCGGGGCGAGTTGGTGATCATGACCGGCCCATCGGGGAGCGGTAAGACCACGCTGCTGACGCTGATCGGCGGCTTGCGCAGCACGCAGCGCGGCAGCTTGCGCGTGCTCGACGAGGAAATGCACGGCATGTCGCGCGAGGAACTGATCGTCATGCGCCGGCAGATCGGCTTTATCTTCCAGGCGCACAACCTGTTCCCCTCGTTGACCGCGGTCGAGAATGTGCGAATGGCACTCGAGCTGCACCGCGGCACGCGCGCCGAGATGAACGCGCTGGCCGAGGAGATGCTTGGCGCCCTGGGGCTTTCGCACCGGCTGAACTACAAGCCCCAGAATCTCTCGGGGGGCCAGCGGCAGCGCGTGGCCATTGCCCGCGCGCTGGTGGCCCGGCCGCGGATCATCCTGGCCGATGAACCGACGGCGGCTCTCGACAAGCAGTCAGGACGCGACGTGGTTGAGCTGCTGCGACGATTTGCCATGGAACAAGGGACGACCATCCTGATGGTCACGCACGACAGCCGCGTGATCGACGTGGCCGATCGGATTGTGAATATGGTTGACGGGCATATCGTCTCGGATATCCACGTGCGTGCGGCGGCGCAAATCTGTGACTTCCTCCGCAATTGTCCGCTGTTCAAAACCTTGACCCCCTCCACGCTCGTCTCGGTGGCCGAGAAGATCACCACCGAAAAACAACCCGCCGGCGCCGACATCGTCCGCCAGGGAGACCCCGGCGACAAGTTCTACGTCATTCACACCGGCCAGGCCGAGGTGATTGTCGAGCGCGATGGCGTGCGACGCCAGGTGGCCGTCCTGGGGCCGCGCGATTTCTTTGGCGAGGCGGCGCTATTGAAGAACGAGCCCCGCAACGCCACGGTTCGCACGCTGGAAGAGTCGGAGTTTTACGTGCTGGGCAAGGAAGATTTCCGCGCCGTGATCGACCAGAGCAAAACATTTCAGGACGAATTGCGGAACACGCTCTTTCAACGCTCGTAG